From one Haloferax marinisediminis genomic stretch:
- a CDS encoding ArsA family ATPase, translating into MRKFVFFGGKGGVGKTTMSSAYAVKCARAGVSTLLVSTDPAHSTRDVFDQSFTDTPQPVEDEPNLDAMEIDPETEVREHLMETKRALGEQVSPAMVNEIDRQIEMAHQTPGAHESALFDRFIDVMRNSAEYDRVVFDTSPTGGTLRLLSLPEYLDGWIQRLLHKRKQSVKLFERAAIGNNEPRRMMEGDPIIARLEQRRDDFNFAKETLQDEAAFFLVVNPDELSIRETKRAVEQLDSYGLDVRGLAVNRLTPEPDPDEQGRGATFLRDRVNTEQERLRELRDDLTPPLVAAIETRVAEVKGDFLGEVADEIEVGVELSTN; encoded by the coding sequence ATGCGAAAATTCGTTTTCTTCGGCGGGAAAGGCGGCGTCGGTAAGACGACCATGTCGAGTGCATACGCAGTCAAATGCGCTCGTGCTGGCGTCTCGACACTGCTCGTCTCGACAGACCCGGCGCACAGCACCCGCGACGTGTTCGACCAATCGTTCACTGACACGCCCCAACCAGTCGAGGACGAACCGAACCTCGACGCCATGGAAATCGACCCCGAGACGGAGGTTCGGGAACATCTCATGGAGACGAAGCGAGCGCTGGGCGAACAGGTGAGTCCGGCGATGGTCAACGAAATCGACCGGCAGATAGAGATGGCGCACCAGACGCCCGGTGCGCACGAATCGGCGCTCTTCGACCGCTTCATCGACGTGATGCGGAACTCGGCGGAGTACGACCGTGTCGTCTTCGACACCTCGCCCACCGGCGGGACGCTTCGACTCCTCTCGCTGCCGGAGTACCTCGATGGGTGGATTCAGCGACTCCTCCACAAGCGAAAGCAGTCGGTGAAACTGTTCGAACGCGCGGCTATCGGCAACAACGAACCACGACGGATGATGGAGGGTGACCCGATTATCGCTCGGCTCGAACAGCGTCGTGACGACTTCAACTTCGCCAAGGAGACACTGCAGGACGAGGCTGCCTTCTTCCTCGTCGTGAACCCCGACGAACTCTCGATTCGAGAGACGAAGCGGGCGGTCGAACAGCTCGATTCGTACGGACTCGACGTCCGTGGACTCGCAGTCAACCGGTTGACTCCCGAACCCGACCCAGACGAACAGGGCAGAGGCGCGACGTTCTTGCGAGACAGAGTCAATACTGAACAGGAACGACTCCGCGAACTCCGCGACGACCTCACACCCCCGCTCGTGGCCGCAATCGAGACACGGGTCGCCGAAGTGAAGGGCGATTTCCTCGGTGAGGTCGCTGACGAGATTGAAGTTGGTGTGGAACTCTCCACAAATTGA